The genomic window CCGCGAACTCGACGATAATGATTCGCTTTCgctaataagccgataataaaacaaaggCTTGCTGGGATCggctgttaccgataagaagccgtcAAGGCTGTTCTCAAAAATCATTCAATTATTCGTTTCGGATAAATTACACTcttttgtggtttaacttcaacacCTGAGCAATCCCTACTTAACTTAAAAATAGGTCCAATTTGGTCATATTACATCgctccgagatggtcgggctggtacctttgaCCGGAATATACAGGATCTATATATGTAGTTCCGACATGCTGAATGCCTCGAACTGATTTGGAGATAGTCCCGAAATCTTTCGTGTTCACTTTTATTATAGCTAGACCATAGACTTAATATTAATAGCTATGGTCAATATATTTAAAGTTTTAACGACTAAAATAATTATAAAGTCACTGTTTCCAAGTGGAGTGCGAACCCcccttaaaaaagaaaaaaaaaaaacataggaaGTCGATCCTTAGAGACTATTCGCTATCTTCGTGCAAAATTTCATTCCAACCTGTTCAGCTGGTTCTCATAGTTCgaaattttttctgttttctcAAACAAAGAACAAGTGCTGATTGTCCCACTGTGCTCACTATGCAAAAGTTTTCCCATTTCAAATGCTTTCATGAAACAGCTGTTAAAAGCTTCTGCGCAATAATGCTTAGCTGAACTAGTTCTCCAATAATAAATATGTGAGTATGTTTATGTTAATGCTTTTTACAAAACTGTTTATGCGAGTAAGAGAGAAAAAGCTTTAACAAAAATTAGAGTCACGCATACCTACCTGTATGTATGAGAGTCAACGTAAACAAATGtcaaaaatatgaatttgagAGTGCATGTGAGAGAGCTTAGTATTCGCTCAGCTGAAATAAATAATATGCTAAACAAAAAGTACTACAACCAAAGAGAGTAAATTAATTGATAGAGTCTTTGCTACAACGAAATTTGCAGATACAATAGAAACGTGCGCATAACCGAACAATGGAAACGTCCAAGTACTTgacattaatttaaatttttgcaaaaaaacaatagcaacatgcaaacgaaaacgaaaaaaTAAGTTCAAAAGCCTACAGATATGCATTTCATTGCATGTACACACAAATGGCTCGCGCACATACTTGCACAAGTGTTTATGTTTAAATTTTGAATTGGGAGAATGGGTGATTTCAATTAGATCGTGAAAGAGGAAAAGCGCGTTGAAGTGCGGCGGTAAATGTTTATATTCCTACTGTTGATGGATGCAAAAGTTCATAGATACGCATTTGtgcatttatgtacatatgtatgtgtgtgtattagaggtttacgccgatcaccttatcggcggcggcggggtatgctctattatataccggcggcgtgccggcctacgccggtgttcttactttaaaaagcttgatttttctatttaaaaaaataatatttaggaaaggttttgtttgtatgtatttaaggaaatcaacgtgttggccatttcggaaagatccagggtttttgcctcaagatctcgcagaccgttatGAGGttggttttgtcgaaggctgaggtagcactcagtcaatccagggtcaagtagaggtcccacaaacccccacttaataagaacacagttgttatgtgttaatgacgaatacacgcacacacacacggcttgacgggtagtaaaggcagcagctttccgtgcaaaaatggcgggggagggaggcgagcggcggctaacggtcgttgtaatAGCAGAGGGCTCGGTGCGGCGATCGAACgtcgggatcagcacggcggccggacgatggacagtattagcggacagattggtacagcggtatgcagtggcgAGATTAGCatggcggctggacggcggacagtattagcggacggatggatgtagtggtATGGACGCAATGACGGTACCAGCAAGCTGGTTGGACGGTAATGAGGTagcagcggctaacggtcgtcgtagcagcggcgcaacggcggtaggatagcaggcggccaacggtcgtcggagcagcggcgcaacggcggtaggatagcgacggcaacaacggcgacggagcgcgtaccagtggcgtggccaaggTGGGGTGTCGGTGAAAACGTTCTGCCTGATTACCTTTTCGGGGGgttaccagtagcggcggttgcgggtggcggcttcccgTGATGACGCAGTCCCAGTGGCGGCGGCGGGGGGACGTGCGAGGAATGAATAAAAGAGTTATGGTTAAtgccggtccgccagctggacaccacctcctccatgcccgcacgaatgcagggctggacgcggattTGTACCAGCAGGAATTTCGAAGGCCGATccatgggctgaggggaagtgcaccttacggcacagcgTTAGCCATTTTAGTTGCTGGACCGGTCGACGGCCGGgccggggcggaggggaaaagggcTGGATGGTCATAAGGCGGGGAGCCTCCCCACCTAGCTGgaacacgggcgagaaaaccataaaggcgacgacccgttgtccccgcaagtgagggtgacccgttccctgacagcgcccccttccactccGTGGTGTGATTGGCTCACTCGCCTCCAGTGctggctcgctagctggacaccaccgcctccatgcttgcacgatggcagggctggacgcggagctGTACCAGCCGGGTTTTTGTAGGTCGATCCGtaggctgaggggaagtgcgccttgacggcacagcggtagcccctttagccgacgggtcgctctactgcctgagccaggactgaggggaagggatcTATCGGCCGAATGGCGGCGAGCCCCCCTTACttggctgggacacgggcgagaaaaccataaggGGACGGCCCGTTgtcccgcaagcaaggggtgaccagtgccaaggcagcaccccttcaactcagctagtcaggaggagtgactgggttgcttaataaagcaaccacttcctctgactaacctgcgaggaatgaagtgacaacagcaaattcattatcttttatactgcttctgctatgatgcgagtgagaaatgaaccgctaattgggtacttcagtttgccatttactgtgagttggcgtaccgtgtgcatattattgttttCGCCAAATGCTATtagcatgcattggtatgtagctgctgctgttgtctacctgttaatgtactatgtatgtatactctcaggcgtaggtgaaaaagggttagagtgggggtctcaggcgtaggagaaaaagggttacagtgggggtcatactattgtaacgctacgttacaccgttcaaaaattttcaggagtagctccttgctgagggattgtccctcgttcgcttactccagagaggcttggaacctaaccccggtctttggaattggtactgctgcgcctgctgaaaagaaatagagatacataaaatagtcacacttaggcgacttacggttgctattaatggtcttttaatactcatgactctcgtggtacagggcgcctccagttttttcggctgtttttaagagctattcccgatgtgTGAACAGTAGcgatcccgaccaccagtcgctaacacgcctcctgaccctcacaccatataccagcacaaaagctataggactgcaacttcgaactcataccttcgttgacgtcactttcctagaagctctaggtgcagctcggaagactttccaacggatgcttttgtcgcgctatgctgccgagctacaccagagaaacaccttgaaaggttagggagtgactattcagccaatgatgccgccctcgaaatcataagcagtctaagtggatgccattgcgtaattggtgaaaatcgtataatcttcggcgcatctacataattaaaattttacaaggaacctggataaaatttttaaaatgtagaccaaagtttgcatacgtttgtgttcacaacattgatttcaatagtcttcgttaaatcaaaacgatattttagaatgaaagtcgaccgattttaagttgaaagatgttaacttctgtggtccggccttatgatataagagctcattatggatgaccgcgtagcttgagttttcagactagttcgactgtgcactactttagggtagtagaacacacggtccttagttcgactgtcttgggaaagcttttccttcaccactttgagtgttcttgcgaagggcaaagcctcacttggtaaatatatgtgcctgcgtattcacatttgtaaaaggagccgtaacgtgtaggtgataattaaacttggttgatagggtataatcaatgtgattcactccaaggaactagttttggatagggccgccaactttaggaaacctcaaaccgggagacttgggtgttgaaggattaagtgtgaaaatcaaaattaacatttcagacgctattgtatagtttcgcaaatagacaacagatgtttgaatgtaagcccaagtaatttttcaaacccatatatgtacatatatcctgaacttaagtatgaggtaagaatcatttcaaaggagtgtttatgcccctagaacctactaaaggattttgcgtcactgatttcgcttattctttgagccaatcgcaatatacattttttttaaatcggcaccttttttggttaatttgctttttttaacaacttgaggacaatttgaaaacatgttcgtcttgggtcattttatttgaattcattgttcattattaatatgttgaaaaaaaatgcaaaatgagcatataaatttattagatataAGTTATTCTattggtgttttgttttaataacttggttaaTTGGATGTTGCAAAGTCCGTTTTTCGATGTCAGGAAatcgcctgttttttttttttaaataacttttgaacagctagaaaaagttaaatttcgcaattaatttcttataactggcagtgatgcgcatccgtggacaccactttcgaccatatccgaccaattttcgacatgaacaataatggcctaaacagtcttaaacgagtagaaaatatagtaacgcgccggacgcggccgccgccgcgccgatatttttgacattcggcggcggcgtttataggcggcgtatatctctagtgtaTATGGGTGGCTCACCGCTTCAAACGGTCGATTCTGTTGATTGGTTCTCTCAACAGTTAATTcgttacttttatttttgttacagTATTCGTTTACTTTTCTCAGATGACTAATAAAACGATGCTCAGTGCCTCTTTTTCGTTACAACTTGTTTTTTTCAACATTGACGTATTCAATGCCATATAATTTTTGGGTTACCCAAATATTTTAAGAGCGCTGCAGTTTAAATTGCTTAACAATTTAGCTTACTTGCATTTGCTCTGTAATACTTTTAAATGATTAATATCCCTTTTTAATGTTTACTATATAATAGATTTATACAAAATGTATTTTATAAATTTCCCATCATTTAATGACGACATCAGCTTTCATCCTAATTATAGATTTTTCCTTAGCCTGCACGcgcaatttttaatatattttgcatatttgcatacatatgtacatacttacgtATCGCACATTGATATATTTTCTttctatatattctcatgtattTCAATTtcttgtaaattttatttttgctcttattttcttcatttactaaaacacttttaattttaGCATGAAGGTCAGTGCACAGATTTGTTTTCAATGattttttacataaatatatttggCTGCATTCAGCCCATGATCTCATATAAATATACAGCTATCATGTAGGCTTATTTAATGTAGGGGTTTGCCAAATACCGAACACAAAAACttttaacaatttaattttacttttatataaattcgCATTTACAGTGTGTTGAAGTAGAAGatcatttaattataaaaaaaacaatgaaagtatagtttatttattaatataattGGTGTTGCCAGAAACTCCTTATAAAGGGAATTCGGTTACTCTAATTTAAATGCAAAACAATCAGAGCCTAGAATATAGGGTCTAAGAATAAAACAATAAGCTGTTGTTTTTCGTCTTCAACTTAGATTTTGAACTTTGTTTCCTTTAAATTAAAGACAAATCtccgaaatcataaaaagagtATTGGCTTTTTTTCACATGCCGAGATATGGAAAAAGTGTATACAAATTGTACAAACCCGTTAAAATGTTAAAATGGGGACAGTGGGAACATACTAAAATATTTCTCTTTAACCCGGGTATAAACTATTTTGTGCAATACAGTGAACGTAGACTTACTTTTCAGGGCGCAGATGGCTAGAACTTTTTCGCGTTCCCTTCCTTGTGTATATTGTTTGCTAGGTTTTTAATGGGACTTATATTGAGAGGGAAAATGAAtgaaaagaaaaaccaaaatccagtgtatgattaaattttaatttaacagcGCTTCAATAGaccttttctttttaaaatatctaCAAAATAGGTAGCAAAAAGGAGTATGCCTATGTATTTCGTAAGAATCACACCCCTACACAAGACCCATTGTATGTGATGAATGTTCTTTGCATAGAAAATTTTCTACCTTCAAACACAGAAACGTagtgaatgaaaaaattttattcaatctgATTTTTTGCACTAATGTAGGATAACTGCGGgactatttcaaaaatattttgacataatttttatTAACATGATATTTAGAGTTTTGAAATAGAGTTAAAAACATTTCTAAGTGGCACTGAATCTaagttcattcattcatttattttcaaaatacttatccTGAATTGTCATTAAAATGATCACAAGGCGATACCGAATAAAGCTCTGAAAATATCttgaaataattaaattaatataaccGAACCCGCAATTTTCctaaaaaaaacttgattttgtCCTGGAAAAGTCcctttatgtatatatgtaagttatattcctgaacgaaaaaaaaacaataaacatgATGCGGTACCGGACTTTAATGAATACAGTTATGTAATTAGTCTTCCAAAGCAAAAACTGCGCTATTGCAGCACATTTTCAGCAACATTCCAACAATAAGGTAGAACTTAAGCAATactgctgttattatttggcggCTCGAATACAACCGGACATGCGCTAAGATTTAGTAATCTCagatagcgatatttcgaaaagttaaatattaaaaaaaaaatcttattttaaacGGAATAAGCTTATTTATATCAGCTAAGAACAAAAAGTATTTACAAcacgaaacaaattttaaaacgaaACAAGTCAACCAAATATAAAACACCGCCAAAGGAATTGGGAGGGAGTTAAAAGCTTGAACTGTCTTTGTCATGGTTCGGCATTTCATAACGCGTAGAATGAAAAGAAGTTATGGATATTATAATATCTTTATACCTACTGGAAAATAAGGCAAGGTAGGATGTATTAAAATTCGAGCATCTACATTGGACTTCTATAGTGAATAACAATCAGTGGGAGCAGTAAAACACAGTCTTTCACAGAAACAACTTCCACTTATCGATCTTTAAGCTCAAAACCCCAATGCCAATCCAGTCTAATACCTGCAGAATGCTATAAGGACAAAACTATCACATGATATGATTACATTTTGGTCAGAGGTCAGGAAGCATGCTATTTCGTTCCATGGCCCAACATTTGTAAACAGAACCGTAAGTGACAATGTTCATTCAGTTTATACACAAATAGGGGAAATCGAGGTAGCTTCGTCGTTGGGGTACATTCGTCAACGACATTTTTGGCATGAAAGAGAAATCTTTTATCATCAAATATCGACGCAAACTCACCCATCACCAATAATAATGACCATTTCAAAGTTGCACATCTCTAGCTGTATAACTGATACAAATAAACGAATTTTTGTGTTTTCCCGAGTGCCGATATAATTTTTCAAGTCTTTTGTGCAAgtgattttcaatatttatatgtgtcattaaaaaaagattttttgcaAGTGAAAGGTGATGTTTGTGGTAAAGTGTATTTAGGTTTTTTAAATAATTCATAAGCCATAAacaaatggaaaaattaaaattcagGGTCCGGGGTAAATATAGCGTTTTTTAATGGGGCACATCTCGGCGGCCGAATGTGCCCCAGTAAGACGCTATATCTACCCCGGACATTAAATTTTTATCTGAAGTTAAACTTTCTTCCTTCTTTATTGCATTAAAAATGGTTCCTCAAGCGAAAGTTACACTAGCGTTATATATGCAGATAAATAAGTAAATGTAAGGGGCGATAaccgccgaagagattttaggccgagcttctcttccaatttgcgtcgtgctccttttaatttttcctacaaattgggcggacgggacctacttgttttatgcagactccgaacgacatctgcaaggcagatgagttttcactgagagctttacatATACAGTAAGCTTTCGTAGGATACTTGATATTTCGACATCCATATTTTTCAAGCCCAAGGTGGTAGACATTTCATTGGTTGTGAGTTAAAACTTCCACTGCCTTCAAATTCTGCTTCAACATCGCGATTTTGCACAAAGTATATTTTTGAAGTATATCTAagcatttttaatataaaataactgTTTACATCATTAAACTGgcattaaatgaattttttatttgtaacattatatttaagaaaacaaattttttttattttagttttgattagtTCAGGATGCATTATTTTTCGATCCTGCAACTTTTTGTTTGTAACAATATGTTTGATAAAATGAATCCATATCAAAAATTCTTTCAAAAGATGGTTAATCTCATTTCGGAGCTTTACTACATGCCTGATGAAGGTGCCCCATTAATGCCGCCAGCTACTCCGCCATGGGGCACATTCAGCGAAATCAACTATTTtcataaaatgttaaaaaattcaGCCTCCATTACTATTTCAAGAAATCtttatttagaattttattcTATATATACGGGGGATCGAATGAACTTATATCTGTTTCAATTCGTAAAACATTTGTCGAGATATAGGGCTGCAAAAAAAGAAACGAAGCTACCTCGGTCTGCCCTAAATAGTTTTGAAACACCGGTGTTCCACGTGCGTAAAAGGGTTAGTGAGGCATACGTGTCAAACTTCATGAACCCTCAAAATACATTATTGTCTCTCCTATCTGTCACTCTAGCAAACTCAATTTACTTTGTTTAATAATATGCGCTGCGAAgctaatttttccatccttccCATAACCTCTTTATTGCTAGTGACGGCCCTGTGTTACTCATATAACAAGTTAGTCATGTCAAACAGGCAACGACCTAAACTAAAAGCCAGAACACGACTAACCTACctatatacatacaaatttatGAACGTGTTCTCGCGACTGTTTTTGGGTGAACAAATTGAAGCAACACACGACGttcataaatgtatgtacatacatagtacaAGCGAGGCAATGGCGAGTAAAAACGTTGAAGAGGTGTGTGATTGTGTGCACAAGGTGGTGGCGTTGAGCGGTGGAATATattacaatagcaacaacaaaataataacaataaacaaaaaactaCGACCACTGAGAACAACATTGCCAGCCAGCTAGTGGGCTTTACATTACAAACAGCAAACCAACGAAACACAGTCAGTGAGATAGACAGCAGCGAACCAGTTGAGGAGGAAGCAAGAAAAATAACGAGCGAGCAGGAAAATTTAAGACTGCATTTGTTTTCTTTGTTTAAAAGTTTATAATATAGTTATCGAATTGAATTAGTAGTGCGCAATAGATAAAATTgtgttcaatgaaattttttgttttgtagtgCGATTGTGCTGGATTTATTTATTAATTGCTATGAAAATTACGTCACAGAAAATTAACTGCAATTTGAGGAAAATTTACTaacaatatagaagtattacatacatatgtatataataacagtaaattggaaaaattagaaaaactgaGAACGGAAATAGAAGTGAAACGCTGCAagggctacaaaaacaaaaaacgaagTGAGAGAATAAACTAAAATCAGTAAAATacgattttattaatttcaaatgcgCACAAACAAAGCtttaaatatttaattgcatTTTTAATACACCAAGCGAACAACGAAAAAAACTTAAGTTATAAAACACCAATAGAGCAATTGACTACCTCTACACCACGCAGTGAGCGTCACCACCGAGTGCATTTGGCGCATACATATATGCCAAATTTCAAGTGTCCAAAATTCAACGAGCAGCATAGTGGGCTACATCGTCGTCGTAGACGTTGTTTTTACAATCATCGTTGCAGTTGCTGAAGTAGCGAGTGCATTTAGCGCGTGAAAACAAACGAAGCTGGTGCCACAGTAGGAGCAACACATGGAACAGGAATAGCGCCTGCAGTTTCAGTTTTGGCAGCAGTCATAGCGAGCAACGTTGTAGTCGTAAAAGAGCTAATACCATTAAGAGTTCAAACAACCTCAGTGGCCTTTGTGTTTAACTAAGTGCAGCGCGCGCAAGTACCGCTACAATCAACAGTATGCCGTCACTTTTGGAAGCTTTGGAACGCAAATACTTTACAGATTGTCAGTTGGAGAATTTGAATGGTAGCGCGGAAGAGGCAACATCAGTTGGCACAGCCGATACCGAAAAAAATCTCATATCAATTTATATACCACGTCTACCGCCATTACTTAGCGTGCCCGAACTCTTGGTGCTGAACGACTGTGACATTGACTGTGCGGGTGATTTTGAAGCCATAAAAGAGAAATGTCGCCGTGTACGTGAACTAGATTTGgcacaaaataaattaaatgattgGCAAGAGGTCTTCCATATACTCGAACATATGCCTCGCGTAGAATTTCTTAATTTGAGTAAAAATCATTTAGTCGGTCCCATTTGTACACCCACCGTAATGCTACCCACAAACAGTCTACGCAGTATGGTGCTAAATGGTACCTATTTAGATTGGCCAAGCGTTGAAGTGTTACTGGATAATTTGCCATTGTTAGAAGAATTACATCTCAGTTTGAACGATTATAAAGAAGTGCTCATCGATTCAATTGAGTGCGCTGGTGCTGATGGTGCTGGGGAGGAAGCGCAAGCAAAGTCGGAGGAAGCTGCAAAAGTTAGTAGGCGGGAGAACGATGTCGCTCGCACGAATGAGGTTAACGATAATAACAAAGACAGTGACTCAAGTGAATTAAACAGCATCGGCACTAGCACAGCTGGAGATGAGACTGCAATACCCACAAACGAAACACCCGCCACACCACCGCCAACACCAACTTCACCAACAGGCAGCTATATAACAGAAACAACGCGTTTGAAACGCATACGACCACATCGCAAACTAAAAACTCTGCATTTTACCGGCAATCCTGTGGAAAGTTGGTTGGAGATTTGTCGTTTGGGACGCGTTTTTCCCAGCCTCGAAAATTTGGTGCTAGCCGATTGTCCCATTAAAGCGATACAAGCCGCTAAACCCTCAACAGCAAATGCAAACAATAGCTATGCCGCAAACAGCAACGATTGCGACTGCAACATATCCACCAATACCAACAGGAGCAATTCCACTTCTGAGGAAGATGTTGAAATGCCTAATAAAATGGAATGTGCGCATAAACATTTTCACAATTTACTTTTTCTCAATTTAAGCTATTCAAATATTAGCGCTTGGGATGATATCGATCAGATAGCAAAATTTCCAAAACTACGCAATTTACGTGTTAAAAATTGGCCACTTTGGGAGCGTTTAGAATGTACCGAACACGAACGGCGTCAGCTGTTAATTGCACGCTTACCCAATGTGAGTTTGCTCAATGGTGGTGGCATTATAAGCGCTGATGAACGTGAAGATGCCGAACGCGCCTTTATACGTCACTATATGGACAAGCCAGAGTGGGAACGTCCAAAACGTTACGATGAATTAGTTGCTAAACATGGTAAATTAGATCCATTAGTTAATATAAATCTTAAGCCTgaaaaacgcctaaaagtatttATTACATTTAAGGATAAGACGGAAGAGCGTCTACTCGATGTCTATTTCACAGTGGGTGATTTGAAGATGCGTTTAGAAAAATTAATAGATTTGCCAGCGAATAAAATGCGTTTATTTTATGTTGATCAAGATTATAAAGAATTGGGTCCAGAGCTAATGAAATATCCGAATAAACGTTTATATAGTTATAACATACAAGCGGGTGATGAGATAATAGTCGATGAAAAGAAATAAGGAGGTACAAGAGTatagtttgaaatatttttgatagCAGAATACGAGTGATGGCGCACTTAGCATGTACTATTAGCTTGTTTTGACTTGCAGGGTGTTGtcagtacactcagagaaaaatgcCGTTATAAAAtacagcaccaccggactcaattcaagcttttcattttcttacttttttgtcCTTGAAAAACGAAAGGCCTGTTCTCAAAACAAGAACCTTGtccttgaactgacaaccattttcttgaaaagagaacggctggtcttaaaatatgaacaaatgttctattaatgagaacgatgttcttaaattaagttcaaggtaaaagaaacggtacaactcttgtgcactacaatgttaaatacaacatttcgCACAATCTATCAGGCAGTTGTAGTGCCCCAGCGGCTATAATGTTGCGGTGGCGATCGATTGGCGCGAGTTCCATCACGTCAAactttgaagttttttaaaacaatttttttataatctattttttaactcttatttttggttgagttccattcacatatgcacaggtaattctcaaacttgttataaaatgttttaaatatatatgcagattgcatcatcaaataagaatttctcaataagaaaaatatatgaaaaatgccTATTATGATGCgtttttttcaaatcttttggaattttaataataatttttttgttacaaatattttttataatgacaaaaaaattatttattaataaaaaaataaataaatggtaccttcccactcccacctATGATCAAGCAAGAATTGAGACCGGAAACTAGATTTAGGAGTGTGTGAACCCGACAGAAAGCTGCGATAAGTATTCTGATTacagaaatttaaaaagacaGCTATTCCGATTACAGCAATTCTGACTCTACAAAAGTTGGAATTACGAGAATGGTGATCGGAATCTCCAACGAAATTCtagaattcaaaatttaattctgTAAATTTAACGATTGTAGTATAGTTATAAAAACCTAATCATTATTAATGTGATATCATATGATGGTCATAATCGGGGCTACAATTGATTATACATGCAATCCTTATCGTCATGATCAGAGAACAAGAGTGTAAGAGGGGAGTAATGAAAGAGTATTCTGAACGAAATATTGTACaccttttaaagaaaaaattgctgCAAAATATTATCTAAGATAATAAGCTAAGCTTTTAAATATTGTTAGGAAAATGTAAATATCcattttttattgaaatcaataacaatgcaaaaaaaatacgaaaaccaACGCA from Eurosta solidaginis isolate ZX-2024a chromosome 3, ASM4086904v1, whole genome shotgun sequence includes these protein-coding regions:
- the mlt gene encoding tubulin-specific chaperone cofactor E-like protein yields the protein MPSLLEALERKYFTDCQLENLNGSAEEATSVGTADTEKNLISIYIPRLPPLLSVPELLVLNDCDIDCAGDFEAIKEKCRRVRELDLAQNKLNDWQEVFHILEHMPRVEFLNLSKNHLVGPICTPTVMLPTNSLRSMVLNGTYLDWPSVEVLLDNLPLLEELHLSLNDYKEVLIDSIECAGADGAGEEAQAKSEEAAKVSRRENDVARTNEVNDNNKDSDSSELNSIGTSTAGDETAIPTNETPATPPPTPTSPTGSYITETTRLKRIRPHRKLKTLHFTGNPVESWLEICRLGRVFPSLENLVLADCPIKAIQAAKPSTANANNSYAANSNDCDCNISTNTNRSNSTSEEDVEMPNKMECAHKHFHNLLFLNLSYSNISAWDDIDQIAKFPKLRNLRVKNWPLWERLECTEHERRQLLIARLPNVSLLNGGGIISADEREDAERAFIRHYMDKPEWERPKRYDELVAKHGKLDPLVNINLKPEKRLKVFITFKDKTEERLLDVYFTVGDLKMRLEKLIDLPANKMRLFYVDQDYKELGPELMKYPNKRLYSYNIQAGDEIIVDEKK